From a single Amyelois transitella isolate CPQ chromosome 18, ilAmyTran1.1, whole genome shotgun sequence genomic region:
- the LOC106130352 gene encoding uncharacterized protein LOC106130352 — protein MVSKIENIENPVPLLHEPNTDIQNILQNQSVLFELMGNVIENQKKIMNEIANLSIQIEESNRNYKTKVNLTKASDADNNSFILKQIKSEKDLEDMELLLSDNEQKLKLIRSCSIICSGGKGKGTTCAYRFLDVLFSREFLCECSWSGSTRGDGVKISLKCYKKTLNFFFTMINQWDNEFTQEENDIFFKNILKNAKKRKGVKYDRIPTKRQRSKKTSRNDERKTTEDDFKEEQTEEKEVKEDIRNNGSEEEESLLC, from the coding sequence atggtttctaaaattgaaaacataGAGAATCCAGTTCCATTGCTGCATGAACCAAACACTgacattcaaaatatattgcaAAACCAGTCTGTTTTATTTGAACTAATGGGCAATGTAattgaaaatcaaaaaaaaattatgaacgaAATAGCAAACCTCTCCATTCAGATTGAAGAGTCAAATCGTAATTATAAAACCAAAGTAAATTTAACCAAAGCTTCTGATGCTGATAACAATTCcttcattttaaaacaaattaaaagtgaaaaaGACCTAGAGGATATGGAGCTGCTACTTTCTGataatgaacaaaaattgAAACTCATCCGATCATGCTCAATAATTTGTTCGGGTGGTAAAGGTAAAGGAACAACTTGCGCATACCGATTTTTGGATGTACTTTTCTCCAGAGAATTTCTTTGCGAATGTTCTTGGTCTGGAAGCACTCGCGGTGACGGTGTTAAAATAAGCCTTAAATGTTATAAGAAAActcttaacttttttttcactatGATCAATCAGTGGGATAATGAATTCACACAAGAAgaaaatgatatatttttcaaaaacattttgaaaaatgctaaaaagagaaaaggtgTAAAATATGACAGAATTCCTACAAAGAGACAAAGGTCCAAAAAAACATCTCGCAATGATGAGCGCAAGACCACAGAAGATGATTTTAAAGAGGAACAAAcggaagaaaaagaagtaaaGGAAGATATCCGAAACAATGGATCAGAAGAGGAAGAATCATTGTTGTGCtag